A stretch of Cytobacillus sp. IB215665 DNA encodes these proteins:
- the trpC gene encoding indole-3-glycerol phosphate synthase TrpC has protein sequence MLEKILEVKREEINKLELRDEVQVEKFSFYEALKNTTLPLGLIAEVKKASPSKGIIRGDFHPTTIAKAYEQAGANAISVLTDEPFFQGHHSYLSDIKKIVNIPALRKDFIIDSIQVEESRRLGADAILLIGEALSPVHLHELYVQAQEADLDVLVEVHSKETLNNVLSIFTPKIIGINNRNLKTFETSLEQTIDLVSDVPKDSLLVSESGIFTYDDITMLKHCGANAVLVGEALMRQDDLVHAIRQLMGSEYVENN, from the coding sequence ATGCTTGAAAAGATTTTAGAAGTAAAACGTGAAGAGATTAATAAGTTAGAACTACGAGATGAAGTGCAAGTAGAAAAGTTTTCATTTTATGAAGCATTGAAAAATACTACTCTACCACTTGGACTAATTGCGGAGGTGAAAAAAGCATCTCCTTCCAAAGGGATCATTCGAGGAGATTTTCATCCAACGACTATTGCTAAAGCGTATGAACAAGCTGGAGCAAACGCAATTTCAGTACTGACGGATGAACCATTTTTTCAAGGACACCATTCATATTTATCTGATATAAAAAAAATAGTTAACATACCCGCTCTAAGAAAAGATTTTATTATCGATTCCATTCAAGTTGAAGAAAGTAGACGATTAGGAGCAGATGCCATCCTATTAATTGGTGAGGCACTATCTCCTGTTCACCTACATGAGTTATACGTACAAGCTCAAGAAGCCGATCTCGATGTATTAGTCGAGGTACATTCGAAAGAGACATTAAACAATGTATTATCAATATTCACACCAAAAATCATTGGTATTAACAACAGAAATTTAAAAACATTTGAAACATCACTCGAACAAACAATTGATTTAGTGAGTGATGTTCCGAAAGACAGCCTACTAGTTAGTGAAAGTGGCATTTTCACATATGATGATATTACAATGTTAAAACATTGTGGAGCGAACGCAGTGTTAGTAGGTGAAGCATTAATGCGTCAAGATGACCTAGTTCATGCAATACGCCAGTTAATGGGAAGTGAATACGTTGAAAACAACTAA
- a CDS encoding phosphotransferase family protein, whose translation MTDTIPIRKGEDLQVEKLKKFLHTEFVDLPDAPLEIKQFSAGHSNLTYELTIGDWVAVLRRPPLGPVAPKAHDMQREFHILQELHPHYPIAPKPLLFSPDETIVGSPFFIMERKNGVVIDTSFPKGVSITPELTRNISMEMVNSLVQLHSIDYKQTKLTEITNPDGFLERQVHGWIKRYDRAKTDDIPEVDLLTKWLVSHIPKSPQSTPIHYDFKLNNAMFAKDDLTKMVGLFDWEMTTVGDPLLDLGVAMSYWIQQDDPDILKIGLGGTSVTIQKGFMTREEFISAYAEKSGLDVSNINFYLTFAYFKLAGICQQIYYRWKKGQTKDPRFEYFNHFVNALIIHALHTSNKNDSY comes from the coding sequence ATGACAGATACGATACCTATTCGAAAAGGAGAAGACTTACAGGTTGAAAAACTAAAGAAATTTTTGCACACTGAATTTGTAGATTTACCAGATGCTCCTCTTGAGATTAAGCAGTTCAGTGCAGGTCATTCAAATTTAACATACGAACTTACAATAGGGGATTGGGTGGCGGTTCTTCGTCGTCCACCTTTAGGTCCTGTAGCTCCAAAAGCCCATGATATGCAAAGGGAATTTCATATTTTACAAGAGTTGCATCCCCATTATCCTATTGCACCTAAGCCTTTGTTATTTTCTCCGGATGAAACGATCGTTGGTAGCCCGTTTTTTATAATGGAGCGAAAAAATGGGGTTGTCATAGATACTTCATTTCCGAAGGGTGTATCGATTACGCCAGAATTAACAAGAAATATCTCTATGGAAATGGTAAACTCACTTGTTCAACTCCATAGTATTGATTATAAGCAAACAAAGCTAACAGAAATTACTAACCCTGATGGGTTTTTAGAAAGGCAAGTACATGGATGGATTAAGAGATATGATAGAGCGAAAACAGATGATATTCCTGAAGTCGATTTATTGACAAAATGGCTAGTTTCTCACATTCCTAAATCTCCACAATCTACTCCAATCCATTATGATTTTAAACTTAATAATGCCATGTTCGCGAAAGACGATTTGACAAAAATGGTAGGTTTATTTGATTGGGAAATGACTACGGTTGGAGATCCATTGCTAGATTTAGGTGTAGCTATGAGTTATTGGATACAGCAGGATGATCCTGATATTTTAAAAATAGGGTTAGGAGGCACCTCAGTAACAATTCAAAAAGGTTTTATGACTCGCGAGGAGTTCATAAGTGCATATGCAGAAAAAAGTGGTCTTGATGTGTCTAATATTAACTTCTATTTGACTTTTGCTTACTTTAAACTAGCAGGTATATGTCAGCAAATCTACTATCGATGGAAAAAGGGACAAACGAAAGATCCACGTTTTGAGTATTTCAATCATTTTGTAAATGCATTAATTATTCATGCACTGCATACATCCAACAAAAATGATTCGTATTGA
- the trpE gene encoding anthranilate synthase component I: METLQHFIQDTDQYRTIPLTYSFLSDTLTAVQLFQTLRDQATYILESHDPSSPWSRYSFIGLNPFIKIKEEQRTFQIYDYTNDSVAEAASFKDALNDVLNNLAVKIPEVNFPFKGGGVGYISYDAISDFEKVPEPNNQDIRVARYQFLFCETIIAFDHEKKEVALLHFVRLNGDETNDEKTSLYNGAVSKIDSLLEQIKQSTTFSDLMMPIERNTEIDLKGIESNYSKEKFKEHVNKIKDYILDGDIFQGVLSQRFHKKVNVSGFELYRVLRKVNPSPYLFYFQMDGFEIIGSSPERLIQIENGHLEIHPIAGTRRRGRTKEEDKALEQELLADEKEIAEHYMLVDLARNDIGRVANFGSVDTPVLKTVTHFSHVMHIISKVTGRLRDDVQPVDALVSSFPAGTVSGAPKIRAMQILQELEPTARNLYAGAIVYIGYDGNIDSCITIRTIFLQDETAYVQAGAGIVADSKPELEWKETVNKASALLRTIQSAEKLFAKEPQQGGMTK; the protein is encoded by the coding sequence ATGGAAACTCTACAACATTTTATTCAAGATACGGATCAATACCGTACAATCCCATTAACTTATAGTTTCTTATCAGATACATTAACAGCGGTCCAATTATTTCAAACGTTACGAGATCAAGCAACTTATATTTTAGAAAGTCATGACCCTTCTTCTCCATGGTCAAGATATTCATTTATCGGCTTAAACCCATTTATAAAAATTAAAGAAGAGCAGCGCACGTTTCAAATATACGATTACACAAATGATAGCGTAGCTGAAGCTGCTAGTTTTAAAGATGCTTTAAATGATGTATTAAATAATTTAGCTGTAAAGATTCCTGAAGTGAATTTTCCATTTAAAGGTGGTGGCGTAGGATATATTTCATATGACGCCATATCGGATTTTGAAAAAGTCCCTGAACCAAACAATCAAGATATACGTGTTGCACGCTATCAATTTCTTTTTTGTGAAACAATTATTGCTTTCGATCATGAGAAAAAAGAAGTTGCCTTGCTACACTTTGTGCGTTTAAACGGTGATGAAACCAATGATGAAAAAACTTCACTCTACAACGGTGCAGTATCAAAAATAGACTCTTTACTTGAACAAATTAAACAGTCCACTACATTTTCTGATTTAATGATGCCTATTGAGCGAAACACTGAAATTGACCTTAAAGGTATTGAAAGTAATTATTCAAAGGAAAAGTTCAAGGAACATGTAAACAAAATAAAAGACTATATTTTAGACGGTGATATTTTTCAAGGAGTGTTATCTCAACGTTTTCATAAAAAAGTGAATGTGAGCGGCTTTGAGTTATATCGTGTATTACGCAAGGTTAATCCATCACCATATCTGTTTTACTTTCAAATGGATGGATTTGAGATCATTGGCAGCTCACCTGAGAGGCTAATACAAATTGAGAACGGACACTTAGAAATCCACCCGATTGCCGGCACCCGTCGCCGGGGTCGAACGAAAGAAGAGGACAAAGCACTTGAGCAAGAATTATTAGCAGATGAAAAAGAAATTGCCGAACATTATATGTTAGTAGACCTTGCAAGAAATGATATTGGTCGTGTTGCAAATTTCGGCTCAGTTGATACACCAGTGTTAAAGACTGTCACTCATTTTTCTCACGTCATGCACATTATTAGTAAAGTAACTGGTAGGTTACGTGATGACGTTCAACCAGTGGATGCTCTTGTGTCCTCTTTTCCAGCTGGAACAGTATCAGGTGCACCTAAAATCAGAGCTATGCAAATATTACAAGAGCTTGAACCTACCGCTCGTAACCTATATGCTGGTGCAATTGTTTATATTGGATATGACGGCAATATAGACTCATGTATTACGATTAGAACGATATTTCTCCAAGATGAAACGGCCTACGTTCAAGCAGGCGCAGGTATTGTTGCTGATTCAAAACCAGAGCTTGAATGGAAAGAAACAGTAAACAAAGCCAGTGCCTTATTACGAACGATTCAATCAGCCGAAAAGCTATTCGCAAAAGAGCCACAACAAGGAGGAATGACAAAATGA
- the trpB gene encoding tryptophan synthase subunit beta: MKQTVPDQQGRFGKFGGKYVPETLMAPLAELEEALQEAMTDPEFKQQYTEILKEYSGRPTALTYADQLTEKIGGAKIYLKREDLNHTGAHKLNNAIGQALLAKRMGKTKIIAETGAGQHGVATATVAAKFGLECKVFMGKEDIRRQKLNVFRMQLLGAEVIPVSSGSQTLKDATNEAIRYWVSHCDDHFYIIGSVVGPHPYPKMVRDFQRIIGDEAKEQFLLKENHLPNRVYACVGGGSNAIGMFYPFLEDDVELIGVEAAGLGVDTDEHAATLTKGTPGVIHGSLTYLIQDEDGQIIEPYSISAGLDYPGIGPEHAYLHQTKRVRYEYVTDAEALNALLFLSQEEGIIPAIESAHALAKAFEEAKQMSSDETILICLSGRGDKDMSTLIDKLKGEDDHDSYKAISFKAH, translated from the coding sequence ATGAAACAGACAGTCCCTGACCAACAAGGACGCTTCGGTAAGTTCGGTGGAAAATACGTACCTGAAACGTTAATGGCACCATTAGCAGAATTAGAAGAAGCGCTACAAGAAGCAATGACCGACCCTGAATTTAAACAGCAGTATACAGAGATTTTAAAAGAGTATAGCGGACGACCGACTGCTCTAACGTATGCAGATCAGCTTACTGAAAAAATCGGTGGTGCGAAAATTTATTTAAAACGTGAAGATTTGAATCATACAGGTGCTCACAAATTAAATAATGCGATCGGACAGGCATTACTAGCAAAAAGAATGGGAAAGACAAAAATAATTGCAGAAACTGGTGCAGGCCAACACGGAGTTGCAACAGCAACTGTAGCAGCTAAATTTGGATTAGAATGTAAAGTCTTTATGGGTAAAGAAGATATTAGACGACAAAAATTGAACGTATTTCGTATGCAGTTATTAGGCGCTGAGGTCATTCCTGTCTCAAGCGGATCACAAACATTGAAGGATGCCACTAACGAAGCGATACGTTATTGGGTTAGCCACTGCGATGATCATTTCTATATTATCGGCTCAGTAGTTGGTCCTCATCCATACCCAAAAATGGTTAGAGACTTCCAACGAATTATCGGTGATGAAGCGAAAGAGCAATTTTTGTTAAAGGAAAATCATTTACCGAATCGGGTATATGCCTGTGTTGGTGGTGGTAGTAATGCAATCGGAATGTTCTATCCATTTTTAGAAGATGACGTAGAGCTAATTGGTGTCGAAGCTGCCGGACTTGGTGTCGATACTGATGAACATGCGGCAACTCTAACAAAGGGTACTCCTGGTGTCATTCATGGATCGCTCACCTATTTAATACAAGATGAGGACGGTCAAATTATTGAACCTTATTCCATTTCTGCTGGTTTAGATTATCCTGGTATTGGACCAGAGCATGCTTATCTTCATCAAACAAAACGTGTTCGCTATGAATATGTCACTGATGCCGAAGCATTAAATGCCCTACTGTTCCTTTCTCAAGAAGAAGGGATTATTCCTGCGATTGAAAGTGCTCATGCACTAGCAAAAGCATTCGAAGAAGCGAAACAAATGTCCAGTGATGAAACCATTCTTATTTGTTTGTCAGGACGCGGTGATAAGGATATGAGTACATTAATAGATAAGTTGAAAGGAGAAGATGACCATGATAGCTACAAAGCCATTTCGTTCAAAGCTCACTAA
- the trpD gene encoding anthranilate phosphoribosyltransferase yields MIKDTLKQLIEGNTLSEQQSFHTMNDIMSGQLTNSQLATLLTILRLRGETVDEITGFAKAMRHNMKTIEYNDEIVVDTCGTGGDGHSTFNISTAVAICLASLGVKVAKHGNRNVSSSSGSADVLEELNIQIETTPEQGKEALIKKGMTFLFAPNYHFAMKHAAPVRKEIGFRTLFNLLGPISNPANAKHQLIGIFDTSYSEKLAHTLHALGSKHVLFVTGQDGLDEISITADTDIVELKDGKVSRYVFSPEDAGLPRGNMEDLKISSPKESAKLIQQIFTGTANESATNIFLLNAGAGLYVAQQVSSIAEGVHQVKQAIDRGDVHKYYESIRDLKEEQLHA; encoded by the coding sequence ATGATAAAAGATACGTTAAAACAATTAATTGAAGGTAACACTTTGTCAGAGCAGCAATCATTTCATACGATGAACGATATTATGTCCGGACAATTAACAAATAGCCAGCTAGCAACTTTACTTACTATTCTTCGCCTGAGGGGTGAAACCGTAGATGAAATTACTGGTTTTGCAAAAGCGATGAGGCACAATATGAAAACAATCGAATATAATGACGAAATTGTCGTTGATACGTGTGGAACTGGTGGTGACGGGCACTCTACTTTTAATATTTCTACTGCAGTTGCCATTTGCTTAGCTTCATTAGGTGTTAAAGTTGCTAAACACGGAAATAGGAATGTATCCTCTTCAAGTGGAAGCGCTGATGTTCTTGAAGAATTAAATATTCAAATTGAAACAACACCTGAACAAGGAAAAGAAGCTTTAATTAAAAAAGGAATGACGTTTTTATTCGCTCCAAACTATCACTTTGCGATGAAACATGCAGCGCCAGTTCGTAAAGAAATCGGCTTCCGTACATTATTTAATTTATTAGGGCCTATTTCAAACCCTGCAAACGCTAAGCATCAATTAATCGGGATTTTTGATACTAGCTATTCAGAAAAATTAGCACACACTCTTCATGCACTAGGCTCTAAACATGTATTATTCGTTACTGGACAAGATGGCCTAGATGAAATATCAATTACTGCAGACACTGATATCGTCGAGCTGAAAGATGGTAAAGTATCTCGCTATGTATTTTCTCCTGAAGATGCTGGCTTACCGAGAGGAAATATGGAAGATCTAAAAATATCAAGCCCTAAGGAAAGTGCAAAATTGATTCAACAAATTTTTACTGGAACAGCAAATGAAAGTGCAACGAACATCTTTTTGTTAAATGCAGGAGCCGGATTATATGTAGCACAGCAAGTATCGAGTATTGCTGAAGGGGTTCATCAAGTAAAACAAGCCATTGATCGTGGAGATGTTCATAAATATTACGAATCGATCAGAGATTTAAAGGAGGAGCAGCTCCATGCTTGA
- a CDS encoding 2-phosphosulfolactate phosphatase, producing MSKIHLLMRKEEIDSEKMLDNKLAVIFDVLLATSTITSGLYYGAKEVIPVLNGEEAVKESLHRQENSYVLVGEYEGKTIEGFLDPNPLTLREKIAEKTMILSTTNGTVAIRKAASSKKVFIGSLLNAAKLAEVIECEHNDETVVIICSGTSGEFCLEDFYGAGCFLDFLLNHTNKDWDLSDSSLAALYFYRGNKKNGESLLLATHVGSMLKKYGYEKEVEFISKVGTMGIVPYLHEQVILPMY from the coding sequence ATGTCAAAAATTCATCTATTGATGCGAAAGGAAGAAATTGATTCCGAAAAAATGCTCGATAATAAGCTAGCGGTCATTTTTGATGTGTTATTAGCGACATCAACAATTACATCTGGTCTATACTATGGAGCGAAGGAAGTTATACCAGTATTAAATGGTGAGGAGGCAGTAAAGGAATCATTGCATCGACAAGAGAATAGCTATGTACTTGTCGGGGAGTATGAAGGTAAGACGATAGAAGGGTTTCTTGATCCGAATCCATTAACATTGAGAGAAAAAATAGCTGAGAAAACGATGATCTTATCAACAACAAATGGAACAGTTGCGATTCGGAAAGCAGCTAGTTCAAAAAAAGTATTTATTGGCTCATTATTAAATGCTGCAAAATTAGCAGAAGTAATTGAATGTGAACATAATGATGAAACTGTAGTCATTATTTGTTCTGGAACATCTGGTGAATTTTGTTTAGAAGATTTTTATGGAGCAGGGTGCTTTCTTGATTTTTTGTTAAATCATACAAATAAAGACTGGGACCTATCCGACTCGTCACTAGCAGCTCTTTATTTTTATCGAGGTAATAAGAAAAATGGAGAAAGCCTTCTTTTGGCAACACATGTAGGTTCTATGCTAAAAAAGTACGGTTATGAGAAGGAAGTAGAGTTTATTAGCAAAGTAGGTACCATGGGAATTGTTCCTTATTTGCACGAACAAGTAATTTTACCAATGTATTAA
- a CDS encoding AMP-binding protein, translated as MTTLKNQTIGDVLLEAVSKYPDQEAVVYSKLGKRLTYKQFYDETTNLAKALLGLGIKKGDHIAVWATNVPEWLLLQFASARIGAILVTVNTSYQESELAYLLKQSDSTSLFCINGYKGTSYIDIIEEITKSTTQILNREQLDIDDLPFLKNIIYIGSGETPSYMLNWNQLLELSHDITDIQLKDVEISLSPDEVINMQYTSGTTGFPKGVMLTHNNIVNNGYLVAQAMKLSNNDKLCIPVPFFHCFGCVLSILACVSVGATMVPIVEFNPEEVLITVEQEQCTALHGVPTMFIAELNDENFNRYDLSTLRTGIMAGSNCPIEVMKKVMTEMGMEEITIAYGQTESSPVITQTTTNDPLDRRVNSVGKPHEHVEVKIVDPVTRKEVPYGTPGELCTRGYLVMKGYYNMPEATDEAIDQDGWLHTGDLAIMDADHYIEITGRLKDMIIRGGENIYPREIEEFLYRHDDILDVQVIGIPDEKYGEKVAACIKVKEGRTITEEDVKSFCTGKLAFYKIPEYILFLNDYPMTASGKIQKYKLRKQVTECISQNSKTV; from the coding sequence ATGACTACATTAAAAAACCAAACAATAGGAGATGTACTCCTTGAAGCGGTTTCCAAGTATCCTGATCAAGAAGCAGTTGTTTACTCAAAGTTAGGAAAAAGATTAACGTATAAGCAATTTTATGATGAGACAACAAATCTTGCGAAAGCATTACTAGGTCTAGGAATTAAAAAAGGTGATCACATAGCTGTATGGGCTACGAATGTTCCTGAATGGTTATTACTCCAATTTGCTTCTGCAAGAATAGGAGCAATTCTCGTAACAGTTAATACTAGTTATCAAGAATCCGAGTTAGCATATTTATTGAAGCAATCAGATTCAACAAGTTTGTTTTGTATTAACGGATATAAGGGAACTTCTTACATAGATATTATAGAAGAGATTACTAAGTCAACAACGCAAATTCTCAATAGAGAACAGCTCGATATTGATGACTTACCTTTCTTAAAAAACATCATTTATATCGGTTCTGGAGAGACTCCATCATATATGCTGAATTGGAATCAGCTTTTGGAACTTAGTCATGACATAACAGATATACAACTTAAGGATGTTGAGATATCTTTAAGTCCAGATGAAGTTATAAATATGCAGTATACTTCTGGCACAACTGGATTTCCCAAAGGTGTCATGTTAACACATAATAATATTGTTAATAACGGATATTTGGTTGCTCAAGCAATGAAGTTGTCAAATAACGATAAATTATGTATCCCCGTACCATTTTTCCATTGCTTTGGCTGTGTCCTAAGTATTTTAGCCTGTGTTTCCGTTGGAGCTACAATGGTACCTATTGTAGAATTTAACCCAGAAGAAGTATTGATAACAGTGGAACAAGAGCAGTGTACCGCATTACATGGTGTTCCAACGATGTTCATCGCAGAATTAAATGATGAGAACTTTAACCGATATGATCTATCAACACTACGTACAGGAATTATGGCTGGCTCTAATTGTCCAATCGAAGTAATGAAGAAAGTCATGACCGAGATGGGTATGGAGGAAATTACAATTGCCTACGGTCAAACTGAATCTTCACCTGTCATAACCCAAACGACGACTAATGATCCACTAGACAGACGTGTTAACTCCGTAGGTAAACCACACGAGCATGTAGAAGTTAAAATAGTCGATCCTGTTACTCGTAAAGAAGTACCATATGGAACACCTGGTGAACTTTGTACGAGAGGCTATTTAGTCATGAAAGGATATTACAACATGCCAGAAGCGACAGACGAGGCAATTGACCAAGATGGATGGCTTCATACTGGAGATTTAGCCATTATGGATGCTGATCATTATATAGAGATAACTGGAAGACTGAAAGATATGATTATCAGGGGTGGAGAAAATATATATCCCCGTGAAATAGAGGAATTCCTATATAGACACGATGATATTTTAGATGTACAAGTAATTGGCATTCCTGATGAAAAATATGGTGAGAAGGTAGCTGCTTGTATTAAAGTAAAGGAAGGTCGAACCATCACAGAAGAAGATGTGAAATCTTTTTGCACAGGTAAACTCGCTTTTTATAAGATTCCTGAATATATTCTATTTCTAAATGATTACCCAATGACTGCATCAGGTAAAATTCAAAAATATAAACTTCGTAAACAGGTAACTGAATGCATAAGCCAAAATAGTAAAACAGTATAG
- a CDS encoding phosphoribosylanthranilate isomerase has product MKTTKVKLCGNRSLVDLKTTTTSTADYVGVIFSASKRQVNPFQLAEWIEKYPLQDNQQLVGVFVNEDISTILNVLDNVNLDVIQLHGTETVPYILSLREQVDIPIWKVIHHQRQGLQLMQTYSGVVDGYVVDSKVQGAWGGSGITFDWEAVPSYLKEAQQQGVPCFIAGGITPQNVTQLLQYEPFGIDVSSGIETQDQKDDEKVASLLEEIHREVDVR; this is encoded by the coding sequence TTGAAAACAACTAAGGTGAAATTGTGTGGCAACCGCTCACTCGTAGATTTAAAAACTACTACTACATCTACCGCTGACTATGTAGGGGTTATTTTCTCAGCGAGCAAACGTCAAGTTAACCCTTTTCAGCTAGCTGAGTGGATTGAAAAATATCCTCTACAAGACAATCAGCAACTAGTTGGTGTTTTTGTGAACGAGGATATTTCAACAATCTTGAACGTACTTGACAATGTAAACCTTGATGTCATCCAATTGCATGGAACTGAAACTGTGCCATATATATTATCCTTACGTGAACAAGTTGACATACCTATATGGAAAGTCATTCACCATCAACGTCAAGGGTTACAGCTTATGCAAACATATAGTGGCGTCGTTGACGGCTATGTCGTTGATAGTAAAGTCCAAGGTGCATGGGGTGGGTCTGGTATAACCTTCGATTGGGAAGCTGTTCCTTCATATCTTAAAGAAGCACAGCAGCAAGGTGTTCCTTGCTTTATAGCTGGAGGGATCACTCCTCAGAATGTGACACAATTGCTTCAATACGAGCCATTTGGAATTGATGTTTCTAGTGGTATAGAAACACAAGATCAGAAAGATGATGAGAAAGTAGCAAGCTTATTAGAAGAAATTCATAGAGAGGTAGATGTGAGATGA
- the trpA gene encoding tryptophan synthase subunit alpha encodes MIATKPFRSKLTKTKDLFIPFIMAGDPSPELTIDLAVNLQEAGADILELGVPYSDPLADGPTIQDAANRALKHKMTLRKAIELVPEMRKKGVSIPVVIFTYYNPVLQVGEDAFFNHMKENDVDGLLIPDLPFEESEQMRDRCNKEGIEFISLVAPNSEDRVQKIAENATGFLYCVSSLGVTGTRKEMNTDISSFLEHVKRHSKVPVAVGFGVSTYEQVKMLQQHCDGVIIGSAIINMIAAQQDVLLNQETRQEALQSFKNNIMKMIGK; translated from the coding sequence ATGATAGCTACAAAGCCATTTCGTTCAAAGCTCACTAAAACAAAAGATTTATTTATCCCATTTATTATGGCAGGTGACCCTTCTCCTGAACTTACGATTGACCTTGCTGTTAATTTACAGGAAGCCGGTGCCGATATACTTGAATTAGGAGTACCATACTCAGATCCATTAGCTGATGGACCAACTATCCAAGATGCTGCAAACCGAGCTCTGAAGCATAAGATGACTCTTAGAAAGGCTATCGAGCTTGTGCCTGAGATGAGAAAGAAGGGTGTATCAATTCCCGTCGTTATCTTTACTTATTATAATCCTGTATTACAAGTAGGTGAGGATGCATTTTTTAATCATATGAAGGAAAATGATGTCGATGGCTTGTTAATTCCTGATTTACCATTTGAAGAAAGTGAACAAATGAGAGACCGGTGTAACAAAGAAGGTATAGAATTTATATCACTCGTAGCTCCTAATTCAGAAGATCGTGTACAAAAAATCGCAGAAAATGCAACTGGCTTTTTATATTGTGTATCTTCGTTAGGTGTAACTGGGACAAGAAAAGAAATGAATACAGATATTTCATCCTTTTTAGAACATGTTAAGCGGCATAGCAAAGTACCTGTTGCCGTTGGTTTCGGTGTATCAACATACGAACAAGTAAAAATGCTTCAGCAACATTGTGACGGCGTAATTATTGGAAGTGCCATCATTAATATGATTGCAGCACAGCAAGATGTTTTATTAAATCAAGAAACTAGACAAGAAGCCTTGCAATCTTTTAAAAATAACATTATGAAGATGATAGGTAAATAA
- a CDS encoding acyl-CoA dehydrogenase family protein: MNFSYSDKVKVLQNSLIDFMEKYVYPNEKTFEQQLNESESRWTVPPIMEELKNKAKAEGLWNLFLPDSQYGAGLTNVEYAPLCEIMGRSIIAPEIFNCGAPDTGNMEVLVRYGTEQQKEKWLKPLLEGEIRSCFSMTEPNVASSDATNIEASIIREGDEYVINGRKTWSSGAGDPRCKVAIVMGKSNFDAQKHEQQSMIIVPLDTPGVKIERCLSVFGYDHAPHGHAEITYNNVRVSAENLIWGEGKGFAIAQGRLGPGRIHHCMRLIGAAERALEEMCDRVQHRVAFGKRLADQGVIKEWIADSRIEIEQARLLTLKAAYMMDTVGNKQAKMEIAMIKVVAPNLALKVIDRAIQSFGAIGVSDDYTLAAQWANARTLRLADGPDEVHRAQIAKMELRRNKEQVNNNEKLFS, from the coding sequence ATGAATTTTTCATATTCTGATAAGGTTAAAGTGTTGCAAAATAGCTTAATAGATTTCATGGAAAAGTATGTTTATCCAAATGAAAAAACTTTTGAACAACAATTAAACGAGAGTGAGAGTAGATGGACGGTACCTCCAATAATGGAGGAATTAAAAAACAAAGCAAAAGCAGAAGGGCTGTGGAATTTGTTCTTGCCAGATAGTCAATATGGTGCTGGGTTAACGAATGTTGAATATGCTCCATTATGTGAGATTATGGGGCGTTCAATCATAGCACCTGAAATATTTAACTGCGGTGCACCAGATACAGGCAATATGGAAGTGTTAGTGAGATATGGTACTGAACAACAAAAAGAAAAATGGTTAAAACCGCTACTAGAAGGTGAGATTCGTTCTTGTTTTTCGATGACTGAACCTAATGTGGCTTCATCTGATGCTACTAATATTGAGGCGAGTATTATTCGAGAAGGTGACGAATACGTCATCAACGGACGTAAAACGTGGTCATCGGGTGCTGGTGATCCCCGTTGTAAAGTAGCTATAGTCATGGGGAAATCTAACTTCGATGCTCAAAAGCATGAACAACAATCTATGATTATTGTTCCTCTTGATACACCAGGAGTTAAGATTGAAAGGTGTTTATCTGTGTTTGGCTATGACCATGCACCTCATGGACATGCAGAAATTACGTATAATAACGTCCGAGTATCAGCAGAGAACTTAATATGGGGGGAAGGGAAAGGGTTTGCAATTGCCCAAGGTCGACTTGGACCCGGAAGGATCCATCATTGTATGCGCTTAATTGGAGCTGCTGAAAGAGCACTAGAAGAAATGTGTGATAGAGTACAACACCGAGTTGCTTTCGGTAAGCGATTAGCAGATCAAGGTGTAATAAAAGAGTGGATTGCAGATTCTAGAATTGAAATAGAGCAGGCTCGGTTACTTACGTTGAAGGCTGCTTATATGATGGATACAGTAGGTAATAAACAAGCAAAAATGGAGATAGCGATGATCAAAGTGGTGGCTCCCAATTTAGCACTAAAAGTCATTGATAGAGCGATTCAGTCTTTTGGAGCAATAGGGGTGAGCGATGATTATACACTTGCGGCACAATGGGCTAACGCAAGAACACTGCGCCTTGCTGATGGGCCAGATGAAGTGCATAGAGCACAAATTGCCAAAATGGAGCTTAGAAGAAATAAAGAGCAGGTCAACAATAATGAAAAGCTCTTCTCATAA